Part of the Desulfosalsimonas propionicica genome is shown below.
TGTGGGAGAGTAGGACGCCGCCGGATTTTTTTTCATAAAAGCCCCGATGCCCCAATACTGGACATCGGGGCTTTTTTGTGACATTATCGGGTGAAACAGCGGACCAACAGCACGAAAGCCGAAACTCGAAATTCGAAAAAAATCCGAAATCCGAATATTGAATGTCTAAAACCCGATCTGTGACGGGTTACCCTGTTTTGAAAAATTTTGGTTCTGTTGATTCGAGATTGCTTCGGATTTCGGGCTTCGTGCTTCGGATTTAGGCGGTTATACCTGCAATCTTCGGCGGACATCCAAGGCTGTGGATCAAAACTTCAAAAACCAGTTAATTGTGTATCTGTCCGGCTTTGCGACCCAAAGGCGCTTGGATACTTTTGAGCGGGTCCTGGCAAATCGCACCCGGTATCTGGCCGTTGCCCTGGAAAATGTCTTTCAGGGCCACAATGCCAGTGCCGTGCTGCGCAGTATGGATTGTTTCGGCATCCAGGACGCCCATATTATCGAAAATGAGTATGAATACCGGGTCAATCCGGATGTGGCCCTTGGTGCCTCCAAGTGGCTGAGCCTGATCCGTCACAATCGCCTTGCCCACAACACCCTTGCTGCGGTATCCGCCCTGCGGATGCGCGGCTACCGGATCGTTGCCACCACACCCCACAGCCGCGACGTTTCCCTGCCGGATTTTAACCTTTATGCCGGAAAATCCGCCCTTTTTTTCGGCACCGAACTCGAAGGTCTTTCTGATGTTTTGATGGACAACGCGGATGAATTTTTGCGCATTCCCATGTATGGATTTACGGAGAGTTTCAATATTTCCGTGTCCGCTGCCCTTGTGTTTTACGAGCTTGTGCACCGTCTCCGGGCCTCGGAGATCAATTGGGGGCTTGCAGAAGAAGAAAAACAGGACCTGCGCCTGCAATGGCTCAAGCAAAGCGTCCGGCATTCGGATCTGCTGATTTCGCGCTTTATGAAAGAAAAAGCCCGGAGTGTTGAGCCGGCCGGCAAATAACAATGTGAACCGGGATGGTTTCGTGTTTATACTAGGTATCTGATCCATGATTGGCAATATTGTCCGGAGGTAATGGTTCGTGGAACTCATGGCTGGCGTTACTCTTCTGCTTTTTCTCGGCGTGCTGGCCCAGTGGCTGGCCTGGCGGCTTCAGCTGCCCTCGATTATGCTCCTGCTGGTCTTCGGTCTGCTGGCCGGGCCTGCGACCGGGCTGATGGATCCGGACGCCCTGTTTGGGGATATGCTGCCTGTGTTTGTGTCTTTGGGCGTGGCCGTTATTCTGTTTGAAGGCGGGATCAACCTGCGGCTCGAGGAGCTGAAATACACCGGGGATGTGGTGCGCAACCTCATTACCGTGGGCGTGCTGGTGACCTGGGTGAGCGGAAGCATCCTGGCGGTTTTGTTTCTGGACCTCCCTTTGATGCTAAGCGTGCTGCTGGGCGCCATCATTGTGGTCAGCGGGCCCACGGTCATCGGCCCCCTGCTGCGGCACGTGCGCCTGCCCCACAATACCGATGCCACCCTGGAGTGGGAAAGCATCCTCATCGATCCCATCGGCGCCCTTCTGGCCGTTTTGGTCTTTGAGGTGATTGTCACCACTTCAAGCCCTGCTGCCGGCACCACCATTTTTCTGCTGGGCATGATCCGGATGATTGCTGCCGGAGCCGTGCTGGGCCTGGCCGGCGCTTATTTTTTGATCCGCATGATTCGCAGGTTCTGGATTCCCGACTTTTTGCAAAATCCCTTTTCTCTTGCCCTTGTGATTACAGTTTTCACCTTTTCCAATTTCATTGCCGAGGAATCCGGCCTGCTGGCGGTAACAGTCATGGGAATTGTGCTGGGCAACCAGAAATCCGTGGCTCTGCGCGATATCATCGAGTTTAAGGAAGACCTGCGGGTTTTGATTATATCGCTGTTGTTTATCATTCTGACAGCAAGGCTGCGGATCTCCGACCTGACGGTCATTGATCCGGGATCCGTGGTCTTTATTGTTTTGCTCA
Proteins encoded:
- a CDS encoding TrmH family RNA methyltransferase; this translates as MDTFERVLANRTRYLAVALENVFQGHNASAVLRSMDCFGIQDAHIIENEYEYRVNPDVALGASKWLSLIRHNRLAHNTLAAVSALRMRGYRIVATTPHSRDVSLPDFNLYAGKSALFFGTELEGLSDVLMDNADEFLRIPMYGFTESFNISVSAALVFYELVHRLRASEINWGLAEEEKQDLRLQWLKQSVRHSDLLISRFMKEKARSVEPAGK